gagccgagatacgaaccccAAACACCCAACTCGCACTGTCGTTGACAAgtctttaatttgtttctttcgtCTGTGATGATTGACAGGTTTGGCTATCATTCCTGTGCTCCTGCTTGGAAGTACTTCAGCCAGAATCCTGTGTGAATCTTCAAACTACAAACTCACGACCTGTGATGTGTCAGCACTTGGTGATCACATAGTGTCCGTGGCTCTAGACCAGCAGCTGTCCTCAACGATCTGTGTACTCGACTCCAACTATGGCCTCAACTCCATCCTGAAGGCCATCTGGGTTTCTAGCGGATGCAGAGGTTATTTCACGGTGCAGGTCCTATCAACAGgtaatgaaaacaacaacaaattgtCCCCCCCAGGTGGTCACGGTGAAACTCAACTTTATCCTTGACCCACACCCGACAGACCTGATGACTGAGTGACCAACAATCCATCCACGACAACTTGTAAAACTCTCGTCTGAGAACATATTACTAGTCTGTGTAAGAAACATTACAGCAGTCGATGAAGCAAAACGAGGAACCAGATGTGTGACAAAATTATTCCAGAAGATGATCCAAATTGACTAACAGAAAGCGGAATTTAAATTTGTCAGATGAAAGCAATGAAAATCATCTAAGTTCTCATTACTCAATAATCCTCCAACAATTAAACATGATTTTACTATGGAATAATTGATACAATGTTAACTAGCCTCGGATATTCGGTAATCAGCTCATTTAGCACCGTACCATTAAGTTTCTTTGACTAGAAGTGATTAAGACGAGTCGGCATACATCTTTCAtcatttaaattatcttttattttagtcCTGGCATATATTCTATTATTAGTCCATTATTGTTCAAGAAGTCTAATTATTTGACAATTGAGTCATTTTCATTGCCAGCCATTTTGCCTGCATAAACATTCAAATCGTTCAGGTTCAGGTTAATCTCTGTTTTACAGATTACAGCACATCTCCAGACTCAAGGCTACAAAGAGACATCGCAAGTTCTAAAGCTGAGGCTGATGTTCTTCCGACAGAACTTTCAACGAGCGCCGACGcacttgtgacgtcagcagaaCATGTGCCAACAACGAACACGGAAGTGACGTCGTCGCCAGCGTCAGACAGATCGACGTCAGTGCGGAACGAACATCCGTCCTCCAACACCAACGTAGCAGTCGCGTCAGACTGGGCCTCGACCTCTAGCAAAACAGCCTTCACCGAGAATGAGGTCACGACCTCTAGCAAAACAGCCTTCACCGAGAATGAGGTCACGACCTCTAGCAAAACAGCCTTCACCGAGAATGAGGTCACGACCTCTAGCGAAACAGCCTTCACCGAGAATGAGGTCACGACCTCTAGCAAAACAGCCTTCACCGAGAATGAGGTCACGACCTCTAGCAAAACAGCCTTCACCGAGATTGCGGTCACGACCTCTAGAAAAACTACCTTCACCGAGGTCACGACCTCGGCGATGACAAATCCTTTGCTGCCAAATGCGTCCTCTGCCATTTGCTCCTGTTTCTGCAGACTTCAGTCCCTTGGCGGAGAGGCCGAGATCGCCGCCATGCCCGTGCCCGTGGACAGAGCCTCGTTCTCGAAACAACGCCGCAAAAAGGAGAGCGCCAGTGACAAGCGTACGTCATCAGTCGTCATGGGAACCGGGGCTGTGGCCATACTGTGTGCAGTGATGGCAGTGTTTCCTCTTCTCGATCTTGAGCACATCGTCAGGGCTCTGACAGAGAGAAGGCAGCAGAGAAACTTCTGTTCATCACGATTCTCCAGACCTGGAGACCATGGCGGTTCAGTTTCTACATGAATCCAATGTGGGACACCATTTCAGCGCCATACAGTGTTGTATCTGACATGTCGAATTACCTGTTTCGATGCCGAAGTTACAAAGTTTTAAGGAAAACATCAAATTACACAGCGAATTAAGAAAGTGTAATAGCGGGAACCATTgcagtcttaaaaaaaatcaaacatatcACTAACAACCAAACAAATGTCCATTTGTCGACAAATTAATGGCTTGTACAATCATTGACTAATAAATATGTGTTATCACATCTGAGTGTTATTAATATACCATTACAAATTAACGagataaaaaatcttttctccaaAAGGTGAATTACAAGGTTCGGGGCTTAGTCCACAACGATGTGATCTATGGCTGGATTTAAACCATTGATATTGTGTAAGTAAAAGAAGTCCTTTCATTAAGACAGATGAATGTTGATAGTTATACTTCAATATATTCGTGATTATGTGAAGATATACTAGTTCTGTTGCTAGGCAACAATGACAGGGAGCAATACTTTGCCATGGCGCCAACTGAACCTGCCAACACCGACGAAGGATGGAGTGTATCTACGACTGATAAAAGACTGTAGTGGCAACTAAGGGATTGTAGTAGCCACTgaggaaggaaaggaaggaTGGTGAACGTTGAAGAAGTGGTTGACAGAGACCGAGGCAACAGCTGACAACATGAGTTGTCGCTCATCGCTAAAGGAAAGGTGATGACACCGACTGTGCACGAGGAGTAGCTTCCCTTCTCTTCAACTTCACAACCATCACTGAACAGCAGGCTGCCCGACGGACTGACACATCCATAAAACTCCACGCTAGCCCCGCCTCTTGTATCCTTCCCTCTTATTTATCATGCATACAGGCACATGCAGGGGAGACAATAAGGTTGCGCAGGTCAGAAACAGGAATGTGGGAAGGAAtaaacaccacaacacacacacatgtacgcaag
This sequence is a window from Pomacea canaliculata isolate SZHN2017 linkage group LG5, ASM307304v1, whole genome shotgun sequence. Protein-coding genes within it:
- the LOC112565438 gene encoding probable GPI-anchored adhesin-like protein PGA55, whose protein sequence is MLRCDGRAMSTRRLMVVVLWGLAIIPVLLLGSTSARILCESSNYKLTTCDVSALGDHIVSVALDQQLSSTICVLDSNYGLNSILKAIWVSSGCRGYFTVQVLSTDYSTSPDSRLQRDIASSKAEADVLPTELSTSADALVTSAEHVPTTNTEVTSSPASDRSTSVRNEHPSSNTNVAVASDWASTSSKTAFTENEVTTSSKTAFTENEVTTSSKTAFTENEVTTSSETAFTENEVTTSSKTAFTENEVTTSSKTAFTEIAVTTSRKTTFTEVTTSAMTNPLLPNASSAICSCFCRLQSLGGEAEIAAMPVPVDRASFSKQRRKKESASDKRTSSVVMGTGAVAILCAVMAVFPLLDLEHIVRALTERRQQRNFCSSRFSRPGDHGGSVST